In Carya illinoinensis cultivar Pawnee chromosome 9, C.illinoinensisPawnee_v1, whole genome shotgun sequence, the following are encoded in one genomic region:
- the LOC122277061 gene encoding uncharacterized protein LOC122277061, with product MWKVGNDLLATKWNIFKRKILDDPLCPICQIDTETVMHLLWQCPAANAVWTEMTTPIQKWNVAEDDFLSMWGRMKGKLTEPDLEMIAATMRMLWLRRNELVFDKKFRSPRSVIRDSKESLQEYQAANQMLKRGNNLAMAVRQGQHWEVPREDFVKTNWDAAVDLKNKKVGIGIIIRDENGDVLVAACGRRKYLHHPATAESLALRRAAEIYTELNYTKVILEGDAKGVIEAVNREAEDLSVYGNIIQEIKRYFRNRKEWEVRFVKREMNTVAHILARTALQFDTERIWIEEAPEIVWSDLLKDKLCNG from the coding sequence ATGTGGAAAGTAGGCAATGATCTGTTAGCCACtaaatggaacattttcaagagaaaaattcTGGATGACCCTCTATGCCCAATATGCCAGATAGATACTGAAACTGTGATGCATCTTTTATGGCAATGCCCAGCAGCTAATGCTGTATGGACAGAAATGACTACCCCTATTCAGAAATGGAATGTGGCTGAAGATGACTTTCTAAGTATGTGGGGAAGGATGAAAGGTAAACTAACAGAACCTGATTTGGAGATGATAGCAGCAACGATGAGAATGCTATGGTTGAGGAGAAATGAGTTAGTTTTTGACAAGAAGTTTAGAAGCCCAAGGAGTGTTATCAGAGATTCAAAGGAGTCACTACAGGAGTACCAGGCAGCAAATCAGATGCTAAAAAGGGGCAATAATTTAGCCATGGCTGTAAGGCAGGGTCAACATTGGGAGGTGCCAAGGGAAGATTTTGTAAAAACAAACTGGGATGCAGCagtagatttaaaaaataagaaagtgGGCATAGGTATAATCATCAGAGATGAAAATGGGGATGTATTGGTAGCAGCTTGTGGACGAAGGAAGTACTTACATCACCCAGCAACAGCAGAAAGTCTTGCCTTGAGAAGGGCAGCAGAGATCTATACAGAATTGAATTACACGAAAGTAATACTGGAAGGGGATGCAAAGGGGGTTATAGAGGCAGTAAATAGAGAAGCAGAAGACTTGTCTGTCTACGGAAATATTATACAGGAGATAAAGAGATACTTTAGAAATAGAAAAGAGTGGGAGGTGAGATTTGTAAAAAGAGAGATGAATACAGTGGCCCACATACTAGCTAGAACAGCTTTACAATTTGATACCGAGAGAATATGGATTGAGGAAGCACCAGAAATTGTATGGAGTGATCTGTTGAAAGATAAACTTTGTAACGGATGA
- the LOC122277062 gene encoding uncharacterized protein LOC122277062 — MSYSVLVNGKPGQKIFPIRGLRQDDPLSPYLFILCAKGLSSMLNNSDREGDTRGVAVVRGGIRVNHILFADDCMLFGRARLDEWLKIQRILSRYEKASGQFLNRDKTSIFFSSNTKTEDKRDVLAARGATVRGNFERYLGLPTMIGRSKYNTFKCIKESVAKNQQLEEWVFVECRKGNINKGSAAGNSNLHYEHLQVTKETMSGAEHNVCKVLVGK, encoded by the coding sequence ATGTCATATTCAGTTCTTGTAAATGGTAAGCCTGGACAGAAAATTTTCCCAATAAGGGGTTTAAGACAAGATGACCCCCTGTCACCTTATTTGTTCATTCTATGTGCGAAGGGGTTAAGTTCAATGCTTAACAATTCAGATCGTGAGGGAGATACAAGAGGGGTGGCAGTGGTGAGAGGAGGCATAAGGGTAAACCACATTTTATTCGCAGATGACTGTATGTTGTTTGGAAGGGCCAGGCTGGATGAATGGTTGAAGATTCAAAGAATACTTAGTAGATACGAAAAAGCTTCTGGTCAGTTCTTAAACAGGGACAAGACATCAATTTTCTTCAGCTCCAACACCAAAACCGAAGATAAAAGGGATGTCTTAGCTGCAAGGGGAGCTACAGTGAGGGGTAATTTTGAAAGGTATCTTGGTCTCCCTACAATGATAGGTAGGTCAAAGTACAATACTTTTAAATGTATCAAGGAGAGTGTGGCAAAGAAtcaacaattggaagaatgggtATTTGTCGAGTGCAGGAAAGGAAATATTAATAAAGGCAGTGCTGCAGGCAATTCCAACTTACACTATGAGCATCTTCAAGTTACCAAAGAGACTATGTCAGGAGCTGAACATAATGTTTgcaaagttttggtggggaaatAA